The Cloeon dipterum chromosome 3, ieCloDipt1.1, whole genome shotgun sequence genome includes a region encoding these proteins:
- the CarT gene encoding carcinine transporter isoform X3, with protein sequence MDDQPSTSSHHQHQDQQQPDNHAQKEQHRPPKKRDLNEPMDLDDLLPQLDEFGKYQKILIWLICLPACIPCGFGAFNQLFMAEVPDHWCRVPELELSGVSQHVRREVGVPKGDSCRRYAVNFTTLLESQSLMDITPNSSWPTEACVQGWEYDLSDISSSIVIDFSLVCEHAIYPTLGLAALNAGGPIGVYAFGVLNDGIGRKKSFFLCLAVLIVGGLMTTFSPDFWTWAISRFIVGLTIPAIYQIPFIIALELVGANYRSFVTVLTCIFYTLGLVLLAGITYFIRDWQIMAFATSAPFLLYFFYWRCLPESPRWLLAKGRLEEASLILEKLAATNGKELPASFKQKLKQHMMLQRTRSEERKAEKGPGVTALCKTPNMRLKTTLITLNWFANEMVYVGLSYYGPALGNDRFLSFLLSSLVEIPSYLCCWAVMDRWGRRWPLSICMVVSGIACIITVLLPADAVVLTLVLYLFAKFAISASFLIIYPFAGELYPTQLRGIGIGASAYISGLGLIVIPFIVYLGMEMLVLPLVVMGVISVIGGLAGLRLPETLHTKLPQTVEEGEEFGKDFTMQDCLRCVPISRLYAKSLTKPEHQYD encoded by the exons ATGGACGACCAACCGTCCACTTCATCCCATCACCAACACCAAGATCAACAACAACCCGACAATCATGCACAAAAGGAGCAGCACCGACCTCCCaaaaaaagagatttaaaT GAGCCGATGGACCTGGATGACCTGCTGCCTCAGCTGGATGAATTCGGCAAGTACCAGAAAATCCTGATCTGGCTGATTTGCCTGCCGGCGTGCATCCCGTGTGGCTTCGGCGCTTTCAACCAACTCTTCATGGCCGAGGTGCCAGACCACTGGTGCCGCGTCCCAGAGCTCGAGCTCTCCGGCGTGTCCCAGCACGTCCGAAGAGAGGTTGGTGTGCCGAAG GGGGATAGCTGTCGGCGTTACGCAGTGAACTTCACCACGCTCCTGGAATCGCAGTCATTGATGGACATCACTCCAAACTCGAGCTGGCCGACGGAGGCGTGCGTCCAAGGCTGGGAATACGACCTCTCGGACATCTCATCCTCCATCGTGATCGAC tTCTCGCTGGTGTGCGAGCACGCGATTTACCCGACGCTGGGGCTGGCAGCGCTAAACGCAGGCGGCCCGATCGGCGTGTATGCTTTCGGCGTTCTCAACGACGGTATCGGCcgaaaaaagtcatttttccTCTGCCTGGCCGTGCTGATCGTTGGCGGCCTCATGACCACCTTCTCGCCCGACTTCTGGACCTGGGCCATCAGCAGGTTCATCGTCGGACTTACCATACCAGCTATCTACCAGATTCCCTTCATCATCG CACTGGAGCTGGTCGGCGCCAATTATCGCTCATTTGTTACCGTACTCACCTGCATTTTCTACACTCTCGGACTGGTTTTGCTTGCTGGCATTACCTACTTCATTCGCGACTGGCAGATAATGGCCTTCGCCACTTCTGCGCCGTTTCTCctctattttttctattggCG ATGTCTCCCTGAAAGTCCGCGGTGGTTGCTAGCGAAAGGGCGGCTGGAGGAAGCGTCTCTGATTTTGGAAAAGCTTGCTGCGACCAATGGCAAGGAGTTGCCTGCATCCTTCAAGCAGAAGCTCAAG CAACACATGATGCTGCAGAGGACCCGCAGCGAGGAACGCAAGGCGGAAAAAGGACCCGGCGTCACGGCCCTGTGCAAGACGCCTAATATGCGTCTCAAAACCACCCTCATCACACTCAATTg GTTTGCAAACGAGATGGTGTACGTGGGTTTGAGCTATTACGGACCAGCGTTAGGCAATGACCGCTTTCTCAGCTTCCTACTGTCGTCGCTGGTCGAGATCCCCAGCTACCTTTGCTGCTGGGCCGTGATGGATCGCTGGGGCCGCCGCTGGCCGCTCTCCATCTGCATGGTCGTCAGCGGGATCGCTTGCATTATCACCGTCCTCCTTCCCGCAg ATGCTGTGGTGCTGACGCTGGTGCTGTACCTATTCGCCAAGTTCGCCATCTCAGCCTCGTTTCTTATCATCTACCCTTTCGCTGGTGAACTCTACCCAACGCAGTTACGAGGCATCGGCATTGGTGCCAGCGCCTATATCAGTGGCCTTGGTCTCATTGTCATCCCCTTCATCGTTTATTTG GGAATGGAGATGTTGGTGCTTCCGCTAGTGGTGATGGGGGTGATTTCGGTCATCGGCGGACTGGCGGGACTTCGACTGCCTGAAACATTGCACACAAAGCTGCCGCAAACGGTGGAGGAGGGCGAGGAGTTTGGCAAGGACTTCACAATGCAAGACTGCCTGCGATGCGTGCCCATCTCTCG GTTGTACGCCAAGTCACTTACAAAGCCAGAACATCAGTATGATTAG
- the CarT gene encoding carcinine transporter isoform X1: MDDQPSTSSHHQHQDQQQPDNHAQKEQHRPPKKRDLNEPMDLDDLLPQLDEFGKYQKILIWLICLPACIPCGFGAFNQLFMAEVPDHWCRVPELELSGVSQHVRREVGVPKGDSCRRYAVNFTTLLESQSLMDITPNSSWPTEACVQGWEYDLSDISSSIVIDFSLVCEHAIYPTLGLAALNAGGPIGVYAFGVLNDGIGRKKSFFLCLAVLIVGGLMTTFSPDFWTWAISRFIVGLTIPAIYQIPFIIALELVGANYRSFVTVLTCIFYTLGLVLLAGITYFIRDWQIMAFATSAPFLLYFFYWRCLPESPRWLLAKGRLEEASLILEKLAATNGKELPASFKQKLKQHMMLQRTRSEERKAEKGPGVTALCKTPNMRLKTTLITLNWFANEMVYVGLSYYGPALGNDRFLSFLLSSLVEIPSYLCCWAVMDRWGRRWPLSICMVVSGIACIITVLLPADAVVLTLVLYLFAKFAISASFLIIYPFAGELYPTQLRGIGIGASAYISGLGLIVIPFIVYLGMEMLVLPLVVMGVISVIGGLAGLRLPETLHTKLPQTVEEGEEFGKDFTMQDCLRCVPISRQGSYEDLSVQLSELHDVTSEEAPTAAAGEVTTPEGATEETPLGGRSRSLRKSIARQSKILVRQSSVLETPYDSSGAMKMTYWY, from the exons ATGGACGACCAACCGTCCACTTCATCCCATCACCAACACCAAGATCAACAACAACCCGACAATCATGCACAAAAGGAGCAGCACCGACCTCCCaaaaaaagagatttaaaT GAGCCGATGGACCTGGATGACCTGCTGCCTCAGCTGGATGAATTCGGCAAGTACCAGAAAATCCTGATCTGGCTGATTTGCCTGCCGGCGTGCATCCCGTGTGGCTTCGGCGCTTTCAACCAACTCTTCATGGCCGAGGTGCCAGACCACTGGTGCCGCGTCCCAGAGCTCGAGCTCTCCGGCGTGTCCCAGCACGTCCGAAGAGAGGTTGGTGTGCCGAAG GGGGATAGCTGTCGGCGTTACGCAGTGAACTTCACCACGCTCCTGGAATCGCAGTCATTGATGGACATCACTCCAAACTCGAGCTGGCCGACGGAGGCGTGCGTCCAAGGCTGGGAATACGACCTCTCGGACATCTCATCCTCCATCGTGATCGAC tTCTCGCTGGTGTGCGAGCACGCGATTTACCCGACGCTGGGGCTGGCAGCGCTAAACGCAGGCGGCCCGATCGGCGTGTATGCTTTCGGCGTTCTCAACGACGGTATCGGCcgaaaaaagtcatttttccTCTGCCTGGCCGTGCTGATCGTTGGCGGCCTCATGACCACCTTCTCGCCCGACTTCTGGACCTGGGCCATCAGCAGGTTCATCGTCGGACTTACCATACCAGCTATCTACCAGATTCCCTTCATCATCG CACTGGAGCTGGTCGGCGCCAATTATCGCTCATTTGTTACCGTACTCACCTGCATTTTCTACACTCTCGGACTGGTTTTGCTTGCTGGCATTACCTACTTCATTCGCGACTGGCAGATAATGGCCTTCGCCACTTCTGCGCCGTTTCTCctctattttttctattggCG ATGTCTCCCTGAAAGTCCGCGGTGGTTGCTAGCGAAAGGGCGGCTGGAGGAAGCGTCTCTGATTTTGGAAAAGCTTGCTGCGACCAATGGCAAGGAGTTGCCTGCATCCTTCAAGCAGAAGCTCAAG CAACACATGATGCTGCAGAGGACCCGCAGCGAGGAACGCAAGGCGGAAAAAGGACCCGGCGTCACGGCCCTGTGCAAGACGCCTAATATGCGTCTCAAAACCACCCTCATCACACTCAATTg GTTTGCAAACGAGATGGTGTACGTGGGTTTGAGCTATTACGGACCAGCGTTAGGCAATGACCGCTTTCTCAGCTTCCTACTGTCGTCGCTGGTCGAGATCCCCAGCTACCTTTGCTGCTGGGCCGTGATGGATCGCTGGGGCCGCCGCTGGCCGCTCTCCATCTGCATGGTCGTCAGCGGGATCGCTTGCATTATCACCGTCCTCCTTCCCGCAg ATGCTGTGGTGCTGACGCTGGTGCTGTACCTATTCGCCAAGTTCGCCATCTCAGCCTCGTTTCTTATCATCTACCCTTTCGCTGGTGAACTCTACCCAACGCAGTTACGAGGCATCGGCATTGGTGCCAGCGCCTATATCAGTGGCCTTGGTCTCATTGTCATCCCCTTCATCGTTTATTTG GGAATGGAGATGTTGGTGCTTCCGCTAGTGGTGATGGGGGTGATTTCGGTCATCGGCGGACTGGCGGGACTTCGACTGCCTGAAACATTGCACACAAAGCTGCCGCAAACGGTGGAGGAGGGCGAGGAGTTTGGCAAGGACTTCACAATGCAAGACTGCCTGCGATGCGTGCCCATCTCTCG GCAAGGTTCATATGAGGACCTGAGCGTGCAGCTGAGCGAACTGCACGACGTAACATCGGAGGAAGCACCTACGGCGGCTGCGGGCGAGGTGACAACGCCAGAGGGCGCAACAGAGGAAACTCCTCTCGGTGGCCGCAGCAGGAGCCTCCGCAAGAGCATCGCGCGGCAGTCCAAGATTTTGGTGCGCCAATCGAGTGTGCTAGAGACGCCTTACGACTCATCCGGCGCAATGAAAATGACCTACTGGTACTGA
- the LOC135940494 gene encoding phospholipase A1-like produces MVKLVLALAALAFTILAVYAEDEVHDISTFKLGEGPVEEALAEGETENPDVVTEAPPAASGILSAIASIPGISIPQCVRKKANLTCPDSDINYYLYSGETKKMKFDTTSDEWFEQSGFDVNKPTVFLFHGYQGGENVMPTVILRDAYIKNGSYNLITADYPTLVKERCDRAAQQNAEPIAKCTADVFTYLKKNGVTAEQTTCIGFSLGAHICGITANFLPEKMAKIFALDPAGARFNRRNKDKRLDEDDAQTVHAIHTDTRRYGEGEVVGKADVCVNNGRQPACKDAPNRQLCSHASSVCYFSESLFQRVERKAEACVNRCPQPPRGTKREAEPVFVGATMRDDAQGMYCLVTEDAPYCAQSKDAEFGDVRCCTFTKKN; encoded by the exons ATGGTCAAACTGGTGCTCGCCCTCGCCGCTCTCGCATTCACTATCCTCGCAG tctATGCGGAGGATGAGGTGCATGACATTTCCACGTTCAAGTTGGGCGAAGGACCCGTCGAGGAGGCCCTGGCCGAGGGCGAAACTGAAAACCCTGATGTGGTGACAGAGGCGCCGCCGGCAGCCAGTGGAATTTTATCGGCCATTGCTAGCATCCCTGGCATCTCTATTCCGCAGTGCGTGAGGAAGAAGGCCAATCTGACCTGCCCTGACAGCGATATCAACTACTACCTCTACAGCGG AGAGACAAAGAAGATGAAGTTTGACACGACCTCTGACGAGTGGTTTGAGCAGAGCGGCTTCGACGTGAACAAACCGACCGTATTCCTATTCCACGGCTACCAGGGTGGCGAGAACGTGATGCCGACGGTCATCCTCAGGGACG CGTACATCAAGAACGGCTCGTACAACCTGATCACGGCCGACTACCCGACGCTGGTGAAGGAGCGGTGCGACCGCGCGGCCCAGCAGAACGCCGAGCCGATTGCCAAGTGCACCGCCGACGTGTTCACCTATCTGAAGAAGAACGGCGTCACTGCCGAACAGACCACATGCATCGGCTTCAGCCTCGGCGCCCACATCTGTGGCATCACCGCTAACTTCCTTCCTGAGAAGATGGCCAAGATCTTTG CTCTGGATCCGGCCGGTGCCCGTTTCAATAGACGCAACAAGGACAAGCGGCTGGATGAAGATGACGCCCAGACCGTGCACGCCATCCACACCGACACCAGACGCTACGGCGAGGGCGAGGTCGTCGGAAAGGCCGATGTCTGCGTCAACAACGGAAGGCAGCCCGCCTGCAAGGACGCTCCTA ATCGACAGCTGTGCAGCCACGCGTCGTCCGTGTGCTACTTCTCGGAGTCGCTGTTCCAGAGGGTGGAGCGCAAGGCGGAGGCATGCGTGAACCGCTGCCCACAGCCGCCGAGGGGCACCAAGCGCGAGGCCGAGCCCGTCTTCGTCGGCGCCACCATGCGTGACGA CGCCCAGGGCATGTACTGTCTGGTCACGGAGGACGCGCCGTACTGCGCGCAATCAAAGGATGCCGAATTTGGTGACGTCAGATGCTGCACATTCACCAAAAAGAATTAG
- the CarT gene encoding carcinine transporter isoform X2 has translation MDDQPSTSSHHQHQDQQQPDNHAQKEQHRPPKKRDLNEPMDLDDLLPQLDEFGKYQKILIWLICLPACIPCGFGAFNQLFMAEVPDHWCRVPELELSGVSQHVRREVGVPKGDSCRRYAVNFTTLLESQSLMDITPNSSWPTEACVQGWEYDLSDISSSIVIDFSLVCEHAIYPTLGLAALNAGGPIGVYAFGVLNDGIGRKKSFFLCLAVLIVGGLMTTFSPDFWTWAISRFIVGLTIPAIYQIPFIIALELVGANYRSFVTVLTCIFYTLGLVLLAGITYFIRDWQIMAFATSAPFLLYFFYWRCLPESPRWLLAKGRLEEASLILEKLAATNGKELPASFKQKLKQHMMLQRTRSEERKAEKGPGVTALCKTPNMRLKTTLITLNWFANEMVYVGLSYYGPALGNDRFLSFLLSSLVEIPSYLCCWAVMDRWGRRWPLSICMVVSGIACIITVLLPADAVVLTLVLYLFAKFAISASFLIIYPFAGELYPTQLRGIGIGASAYISGLGLIVIPFIVYLGMEMLVLPLVVMGVISVIGGLAGLRLPETLHTKLPQTVEEGEEFGKDFTMQDCLRCVPISRFRLYAKSLTKPEHQYD, from the exons ATGGACGACCAACCGTCCACTTCATCCCATCACCAACACCAAGATCAACAACAACCCGACAATCATGCACAAAAGGAGCAGCACCGACCTCCCaaaaaaagagatttaaaT GAGCCGATGGACCTGGATGACCTGCTGCCTCAGCTGGATGAATTCGGCAAGTACCAGAAAATCCTGATCTGGCTGATTTGCCTGCCGGCGTGCATCCCGTGTGGCTTCGGCGCTTTCAACCAACTCTTCATGGCCGAGGTGCCAGACCACTGGTGCCGCGTCCCAGAGCTCGAGCTCTCCGGCGTGTCCCAGCACGTCCGAAGAGAGGTTGGTGTGCCGAAG GGGGATAGCTGTCGGCGTTACGCAGTGAACTTCACCACGCTCCTGGAATCGCAGTCATTGATGGACATCACTCCAAACTCGAGCTGGCCGACGGAGGCGTGCGTCCAAGGCTGGGAATACGACCTCTCGGACATCTCATCCTCCATCGTGATCGAC tTCTCGCTGGTGTGCGAGCACGCGATTTACCCGACGCTGGGGCTGGCAGCGCTAAACGCAGGCGGCCCGATCGGCGTGTATGCTTTCGGCGTTCTCAACGACGGTATCGGCcgaaaaaagtcatttttccTCTGCCTGGCCGTGCTGATCGTTGGCGGCCTCATGACCACCTTCTCGCCCGACTTCTGGACCTGGGCCATCAGCAGGTTCATCGTCGGACTTACCATACCAGCTATCTACCAGATTCCCTTCATCATCG CACTGGAGCTGGTCGGCGCCAATTATCGCTCATTTGTTACCGTACTCACCTGCATTTTCTACACTCTCGGACTGGTTTTGCTTGCTGGCATTACCTACTTCATTCGCGACTGGCAGATAATGGCCTTCGCCACTTCTGCGCCGTTTCTCctctattttttctattggCG ATGTCTCCCTGAAAGTCCGCGGTGGTTGCTAGCGAAAGGGCGGCTGGAGGAAGCGTCTCTGATTTTGGAAAAGCTTGCTGCGACCAATGGCAAGGAGTTGCCTGCATCCTTCAAGCAGAAGCTCAAG CAACACATGATGCTGCAGAGGACCCGCAGCGAGGAACGCAAGGCGGAAAAAGGACCCGGCGTCACGGCCCTGTGCAAGACGCCTAATATGCGTCTCAAAACCACCCTCATCACACTCAATTg GTTTGCAAACGAGATGGTGTACGTGGGTTTGAGCTATTACGGACCAGCGTTAGGCAATGACCGCTTTCTCAGCTTCCTACTGTCGTCGCTGGTCGAGATCCCCAGCTACCTTTGCTGCTGGGCCGTGATGGATCGCTGGGGCCGCCGCTGGCCGCTCTCCATCTGCATGGTCGTCAGCGGGATCGCTTGCATTATCACCGTCCTCCTTCCCGCAg ATGCTGTGGTGCTGACGCTGGTGCTGTACCTATTCGCCAAGTTCGCCATCTCAGCCTCGTTTCTTATCATCTACCCTTTCGCTGGTGAACTCTACCCAACGCAGTTACGAGGCATCGGCATTGGTGCCAGCGCCTATATCAGTGGCCTTGGTCTCATTGTCATCCCCTTCATCGTTTATTTG GGAATGGAGATGTTGGTGCTTCCGCTAGTGGTGATGGGGGTGATTTCGGTCATCGGCGGACTGGCGGGACTTCGACTGCCTGAAACATTGCACACAAAGCTGCCGCAAACGGTGGAGGAGGGCGAGGAGTTTGGCAAGGACTTCACAATGCAAGACTGCCTGCGATGCGTGCCCATCTCTCG TTTTAGGTTGTACGCCAAGTCACTTACAAAGCCAGAACATCAGTATGATTAG
- the LOC135940224 gene encoding phospholipase A1 VesT1.02-like isoform X1, whose translation MASCVPWTVAVLCVFAAYLAVIPNCEGQRQRPHQARQDPPADMLLLDRENKTGNASANCLQKDERLMCPDPDIRFYLYVGSSGEADEINTTDPEWFARSKFNPEAPTVMLVHGYRGGESLMPTVVLKNAYIKLGTYNLITVDYGPLVKTPCYIQAVNSLKAASKCIAQMLYYFREQNIASEKFTCIGFSLGSHVCGLIDNFVDTKLEKIIALDPARPLLANRWDSDKLDPKDAKQVQVVHTNAGFYGQTGWTGTIDFCVNNGAQPYCQKTRRVFRPRRPSSDEQLCSHAHAVCYMAQSLWIERAQVGEPCANRCPQSNFFDRRGPEVIMGQFTPSYATGTYCVRNDVPAYCLGADPNDPEFGDIRCCPVIHNNTRSRISNFVSDRRAERRKKMWQRFENDD comes from the exons TAATTCCAAATTGCGAGGGACAACGACAACGGCCGCACCAAGCGCGCCAGGATCCTCCCGCCGACATGCTACTGCTCGACcgggaaaataaaacaggaaaCGCGTCAGCCAACTGCTTACAGAAGGACGAGAGACTGATGTGCCCTGACCCTGATATCAGGTTCTACCTTTACGTCGG ATCATCTGGCGAGGCAGACGAAATCAACACGACTGATCCTGAGTGGTTTGCCAGGAGCAAGTTCAACCCTGAGGCGCCAACGGTGATGCTGGTGCACGGTTACCGTGGTGGTGAATCACTTATGCCAACTGTTGTTCTCAAAAATG CTTACATAAAACTGGGCACATACAATTTGATCACTGTCGACTACGGGCCGCTGGTGAAGACCCCGTGCTACATACAGGCTGTCAACAGCCTCAAGGCAGCGTCTAAGTGCATCGCGCAGATGCTCTACTACTTCCGCGAACAGAACATCGCCTCAGAAAAATTCACCTGTATTGGCTTCAGCTTGGGATCGCACGTCTGCGGGCTCATTGACAATTTCGTTGATACCAAACTTGAAAAGATCATTG CTCTAGACCCGGCGCGTCCGCTGTTGGCCAACAGGTGGGACAGCGACAAGCTGGACCCAAAGGACGCGAAGCAGGTGCAAGTTGTGCACACAAACGCCGGCTTCTACGGCCAGACGGGCTGGACGGGCACAATTGACTTCTGCGTCAACAACGGCGCGCAGCCGTACTGCCAAAAAACTCGCA GGGTCTTCCGGCCACGGCGTCCTTCTTCAGATGAGCAACTGTGTAGCCACGCCCACGCCGTCTGCTACATGGCCCAGAGCCTGTGGATAGAGCGCGCCCAGGTCGGCGAACCCTGCGCCAATCGCTGTCCGCAGAGCAACTTCTTCGACCGCCGCGGTCCCGAGGTCATCATGGGACAGTTCACGCCGTCCTA TGCGACGGGAACATACTGCGTGAGAAACGATGTGCCAGCCTACTGCCTGGGTGCCGACCCGAACGACCCTGAGTTTGGTGATATCCGCTGCTGCCCTGTTATTCACAACAACACCAGGTCAAGAATCAGCAACTTTGTCAGTGATCGGCGGGCTGAGCGACGCAAAAAGATGTGGCAACGATTCGAAAACGACGACTAA
- the LOC135940224 gene encoding phospholipase A1 VesT1.02-like isoform X2 gives MASCVPWTVAVLCVFAAYLAVIPNCEGQRQRPHQARQDPPADMLLLDRENKTGNASANCLQKDERLMCPDPDIRFYLYVGSSGEADEINTTDPEWFARSKFNPEAPTVMLVHGYRGGESLMPTVVLKNAYIKLGTYNLITVDYGPLVKTPCYIQAVNSLKAASKCIAQMLYYFREQNIASEKFTCIGFSLGSHVCGLIDNFVDTKLEKIIALDPARPLLANRWDSDKLDPKDAKQVQVVHTNAGFYGQTGWTGTIDFCVNNGAQPYCQKTRNEQLCSHAHAVCYMAQSLWIERAQVGEPCANRCPQSNFFDRRGPEVIMGQFTPSYATGTYCVRNDVPAYCLGADPNDPEFGDIRCCPVIHNNTRSRISNFVSDRRAERRKKMWQRFENDD, from the exons TAATTCCAAATTGCGAGGGACAACGACAACGGCCGCACCAAGCGCGCCAGGATCCTCCCGCCGACATGCTACTGCTCGACcgggaaaataaaacaggaaaCGCGTCAGCCAACTGCTTACAGAAGGACGAGAGACTGATGTGCCCTGACCCTGATATCAGGTTCTACCTTTACGTCGG ATCATCTGGCGAGGCAGACGAAATCAACACGACTGATCCTGAGTGGTTTGCCAGGAGCAAGTTCAACCCTGAGGCGCCAACGGTGATGCTGGTGCACGGTTACCGTGGTGGTGAATCACTTATGCCAACTGTTGTTCTCAAAAATG CTTACATAAAACTGGGCACATACAATTTGATCACTGTCGACTACGGGCCGCTGGTGAAGACCCCGTGCTACATACAGGCTGTCAACAGCCTCAAGGCAGCGTCTAAGTGCATCGCGCAGATGCTCTACTACTTCCGCGAACAGAACATCGCCTCAGAAAAATTCACCTGTATTGGCTTCAGCTTGGGATCGCACGTCTGCGGGCTCATTGACAATTTCGTTGATACCAAACTTGAAAAGATCATTG CTCTAGACCCGGCGCGTCCGCTGTTGGCCAACAGGTGGGACAGCGACAAGCTGGACCCAAAGGACGCGAAGCAGGTGCAAGTTGTGCACACAAACGCCGGCTTCTACGGCCAGACGGGCTGGACGGGCACAATTGACTTCTGCGTCAACAACGGCGCGCAGCCGTACTGCCAAAAAACTCGCA ATGAGCAACTGTGTAGCCACGCCCACGCCGTCTGCTACATGGCCCAGAGCCTGTGGATAGAGCGCGCCCAGGTCGGCGAACCCTGCGCCAATCGCTGTCCGCAGAGCAACTTCTTCGACCGCCGCGGTCCCGAGGTCATCATGGGACAGTTCACGCCGTCCTA TGCGACGGGAACATACTGCGTGAGAAACGATGTGCCAGCCTACTGCCTGGGTGCCGACCCGAACGACCCTGAGTTTGGTGATATCCGCTGCTGCCCTGTTATTCACAACAACACCAGGTCAAGAATCAGCAACTTTGTCAGTGATCGGCGGGCTGAGCGACGCAAAAAGATGTGGCAACGATTCGAAAACGACGACTAA